The Atribacter laminatus genome contains the following window.
GATACGACCAAAATTCAGCATTATAAAAAGGCATTACTGAGCATCCAAACAAGGATTAATCAACTATTAACCAAAGAACAGAGCTTTCTTCGGGAATTCAATCCCTTAACCGAATCCCTCGATGAAGGCGATTTTAGCCAAGCAACTGTAGATCGAGAGATGGAGCTTCTCTCCCGTGATGCTCTTTTACAAATTTCCAAGTTAGTTGAATCAGCTTTAAAAAAAGTTGAAAGCGGAACCTATGGAATTTGCGAGAGATGTCAGCAGGAAATTCCTGAAGGCCGTTTAAAAGCCTTACCCTATACTCCTTACTGCGTCAGCTGCCAATCAATCATCGAAAAAAAGTACGAAAAATAAAAAACCGAGGATCAATCAAACGACCCCCGGTCTTTATATTTTTATCGCCAGTCAAGTACTTGCCATTCTCTCCAAGTTCTCTAGACGATCCTCATACACCATGGAAATACTTTCACCTAATTCCTTAGGATATTCAACTCCTCGATCTAAAATTTGCCGCTGAAAATCTGAGAGATGAAAATACTCAATCAAATACTGAGTTGCCTCTTCTGCATCAAAAGGCTTGCAGGA
Protein-coding sequences here:
- a CDS encoding TraR/DksA family transcriptional regulator, which gives rise to MDTTKIQHYKKALLSIQTRINQLLTKEQSFLREFNPLTESLDEGDFSQATVDREMELLSRDALLQISKLVESALKKVESGTYGICERCQQEIPEGRLKALPYTPYCVSCQSIIEKKYEK